From the genome of Mugil cephalus isolate CIBA_MC_2020 chromosome 2, CIBA_Mcephalus_1.1, whole genome shotgun sequence, one region includes:
- the LOC125003931 gene encoding glycine receptor subunit alpha-3-like: protein MFSVSYVKAIDIWMAVCLLFVFSALLEYAAVNFVSRQHKELLRFRRGHKSKSKSGGGAVDPEELAASLRRVNANNNGLKPSDAEFGSVSNVYAATRREGEVHESRATSTPSNTKDSKAVTNNTVTATNATTNATQNPPGAAAAPSTTGGGGGGKSTEEMRKLFIDRAKKIDTVSRAGFPLAFLFFNIFYWVLYKILRHEDFHSQ from the exons ATGTTTTCA GTGTCTTACGTGAAGGCCATCGACATCTGGATGGCCGTGTGTCTCCTCTTCGTCTTCTCGGCGCTGCTGGAGTACGCCGCTGTCAACTTCGTGTCGCGGCAACACAAAGAGCTGCTGAGATTCAGACGGGGCCACAAGAGCAAGAGCAAG AGCGGCGGAGGCGCCGTCGACCCCGAGGAGCTCGCCGCTTCGCTCCGTCGCGTTAACGCCAACAACAACGGCCTCAAACCCTCAGACGCAGAGTTCGGATCCGTGAGCAACGTCTACGCCGCCACTCGCAGG GAAGGGGAAGTCCATGAGAGCCGGGCGACCTCCACCCCCAGCAACACCAAGGACTCCAAGGCCGTCACCAACAACACCGTCACCGCAACGAACGCCACCACTAACGCTACCCAGAATCCTCCTGGGGCAGCAGCGGCGCCATCGACGAcgggcggaggcggaggcggtaAAAGCACGGAGGAGATGCGGAAGCTGTTCATCGACCGAGCCAAGAAGATCGACACGGTGTCGCGGGCCGGCTTCCCTCTGGCCTTCCTCTTCTTCAACATCTTCTACTGGGTCCTTTACAAGATCCTGAGACACGAAGACTTCCACAGTCAGTAG
- the LOC125004346 gene encoding 15-hydroxyprostaglandin dehydrogenase [NAD(+)]-like: MSLDGKVALVTGGAQGIGRAVVKLLLESSAKVAVVDLNEAGGEECKVQLDAEFGEGRCAFIQCDVSNGDALRETFQRTVDQFGRLDIVINNAGINNEKDWEKTIQVNLVRRHNNDLLLCKKKERKCFKIRNIHVITNTVWSSDGVSGGPLRGGVFLFFLY; the protein is encoded by the exons ATGTCTCTGGATGGGAAGGTGGCGCTGGTGACCGGAGGCGCTCAGGGCATCGGCAGAGCCGTGGTCAAGCTACTACTGGAGAGCTCGGCTAAG GTGGCCGTGGTGGACCTGAACGAGGCCGGCGGCGAGGAGTGCAAGGTGCAGCTGGACGCCGAGTTCGGAGAGGGTCGCTGCGCATTCATCCAGTGTGACGTGTCCAACGGAGACGCTCTGAGAG AAACCTTCCAGAGGACCGTGGACCAGTTCGGTCGCCTGGACATCGTCATCAACAACGCCGGCATCAATAATGAAAAGGACTGGGAGAAGACCATACAAGTCAACCTGGTGAGACGACACAACAACGACCTACTGCTatgcaagaaaaaagaaagaaagtgttttaaaataagGAATATACATGTTATTACTAATACTGTGTGGTCTTCTGACGGTGTcagtggggggcctttgaggggaggggtctttttattctttctttattag
- the wdr17 gene encoding WD repeat-containing protein 17, whose translation MMDTSASGMMRAVNDFQGACEGNIRAPPSSSVNHTTNDVDNRQQYQSLLHKVCKELAEWYFQDGCSVLAACCHLAVDDIKLAMSSLIRGNELELAACVGLVLGDAANQSTAYCLELLARKYMTTPTWELSADLLGMIPDNHVLLAKLCAFYPGSASEINQLHERCGLPSVEECKSLAEAAVGEGDLFSAVKFHLLSSEPENALNIGIDHVKEQLAGSDWTVDSVQPILDLMSYIRTDRLLVAKLTEARSELLILCGYIGALLAIRRQYSSIVPALYEYTSQLLKRREVCVPLKIEQLSVELDAWRACTQTNGIPPSEYQREEFSCLERRIQPTDSASLVLCGADYVTGSNLPSHSDLQLSCFTGHRIQGPVFLLEDSKSAISLNDALMWAKVNPFSPLGTGLRINPF comes from the exons ATGATGGATACGTCAGCGTCAGGAATGATGAGGGCTGTCAATGATTTTCAGGGAGCGTGTGAGGGAAACATCCGTGCACCTCCGAGTTCGTCCGTCAACCACACGACTAATGACGTGGACAACAGGCAGCAATACCAGAG TCTCCTCCATAAAGTTTGTAAGGAACTGGCTGAGTGGTACTTCCAGGACGGATGCTCGGTGCTGGCGGCGTGCTGCCACCTGGCTGTGGACGACATCAAG CTAGCCATGTCCAGTCTGATCAGAGGCAACGAGCTTGAGCTGGCCGCGTGCGTGGGCCTCGTCCTCGGAgatgcagccaatcagagcacagcTTACTGCCTGGAGCTCTTGGCCAGGAAGTACATGACGACGCCCACATG GGAGCTGTCGGCCGACCTGCTGGGGATGATTCCCGACAACCACGTTCTACTGGCCAAGCTGTGTGCGTTCTACCCAGGAAGTGCCTCTGAAATCAACCAGCTACATGAACGG TGCGGCCTCCCTTCGGTGGAGGAGTGTAAATCCTTGGCGGAAGCAGCCGTCGGTGAAGGAGATTTATTCTCGGCGGTTAAATTCCACCTGCTGAGCTCCGAGCCTGAAAACGCCCTGAACATCGGCATCGATCACGTTAAAG AACAGCTGGCGGGCTCTGATTGGACGGTGGACAGCGTCCAGCCGATCCTGGACCTGATGAGTTACATCAGGACCGACAGACTCCTGGTGGCCAAGCTCACAGA AGCCCGGAGTGAGCTGCTCATCCTCTGTGGTTATATTGGAGCTCTACTGGCCATCAGGAGACAATACTCCAGCATCGTACCCGCACTCTACGAATACACCAG tcagCTGTTGAAGCGAAGGGAGGTATGTGTTCCTCTGAAGATCGAGCAGCTTTCAGTGGAGCTGGACGCCTGGCGAGCCTGTACACAAACCAACGGCAT TCCTCCGTCAGAATATCAGAGAGAAGAGTTCAGCTGCCTCGAGAGGAGAATCCAGCCGACGGACTCTG CCTCGTTGGTTCTGTGCGGTGCCGACTACGTGACCGGCTCCAACCTCCCGAGCCACTCGGACCTTCAGCTTTCATGTTTCACCGGACACAGGATACAG GGTCCAGTGTTTTTGCTGGAGGACAGTAAATCAGCGATCTCCCTCAACGACGCCTTAATGTGGGCGAAGGTCAACCCCTTCTCTCCGCTGGGAACAGGACTCCGCATCAACCCCTTCTAA